One window of Candidatus Bathyarchaeota archaeon genomic DNA carries:
- a CDS encoding L-threonylcarbamoyladenylate synthase, which yields MILRAFEDNIKKAAEIVKQGGLVIYPTDTVYGLGCDPFNKEAIQKVHSTKRRQHNPLPILGDTIENISKISRISDEASNIAKKIWPGPITFVLPKKNLSDFVTAGSNTVGVRIPRNGISLRLIELCGGLLVGTSANLSGERSSLTANQAYDQIGERVDIVLDGGATELRRESTVIKLINGKIEVLREGAINSKDLFKILGNTARI from the coding sequence TTGATCCTAAGAGCGTTTGAAGATAACATAAAAAAAGCAGCTGAGATAGTCAAACAAGGCGGTTTGGTAATATATCCAACTGACACAGTTTATGGATTGGGTTGTGATCCGTTCAATAAAGAAGCTATTCAAAAAGTGCATTCTACAAAGAGAAGACAACACAATCCTTTACCTATATTAGGAGATACTATTGAAAATATTTCAAAGATATCCAGAATAAGTGATGAAGCTTCAAATATAGCCAAAAAAATATGGCCAGGTCCCATAACTTTTGTATTGCCCAAAAAAAATTTGTCCGATTTTGTAACCGCAGGTTCAAACACTGTAGGAGTTAGAATACCAAGAAATGGTATATCTCTCAGACTAATAGAGTTGTGCGGTGGTTTATTGGTGGGTACTAGCGCTAATCTGAGTGGGGAGAGATCCTCTTTAACTGCAAATCAAGCATATGATCAAATAGGGGAGAGAGTTGACATCGTGCTTGATGGTGGAGCTACTGAATTGAGAAGGGAATCAACAGTAATAAAATTGATCAATGGAAAGATTGAAGTTCTAAGAGAAGGTGCAATTAATTCAAAGGACTTGTTTAAAATTTTGGGGAATACAGCCAGAATATAG
- a CDS encoding MBL fold metallo-hydrolase, translating to MHIRFLGGCREVGRSAVAIKFGDKQILLDYGVMFNHEIGFPVHISPKELDAIFLSHAHLDHSGLLPLFYLRKRLPLYSVEPTFEFIELLIKDFMRLSGYYLPYEYIDLQAMMKHCIPVSYRKEIHVGDAKINFLNAGHIPGSSQILVEAEGKRVLYTGDFNPVPTRLVDGADLDYGDLDVIITESTYSDEDHSKRMKIEKEFVSRVTDVVENDGVVLVPAFGIGRSQEVISILSAHNFKYPIYVDGMALSGIEILLRHQGSLREPENFNKAVKKATWIEKWGDRRKAVKKPSVIVSPAGMLKGGAAVFYMESVVREENNAIFLVSFQVPGTPGSILLEKKKFVVHGKVRNVDAEVDHFDFTSHGGKAEHRDILSGLGKKTKVFVMHGEEKNCVKLASWASKKLKLQAKAPSPNEVYEI from the coding sequence ATGCATATTAGGTTCTTGGGAGGTTGCAGGGAGGTCGGACGTTCCGCTGTAGCCATTAAATTTGGAGATAAACAGATATTACTCGATTACGGCGTAATGTTTAATCATGAAATCGGTTTTCCTGTTCACATATCACCAAAAGAGTTAGATGCAATATTTCTTTCTCATGCTCATTTAGATCATAGTGGATTATTACCATTATTCTATTTAAGAAAGAGACTTCCTCTTTATTCAGTTGAACCAACTTTTGAATTTATAGAATTACTCATCAAGGACTTTATGCGCTTAAGTGGATACTATTTACCTTATGAGTATATCGATTTACAAGCTATGATGAAGCATTGTATACCAGTTTCTTACAGAAAGGAAATTCATGTTGGAGATGCAAAGATCAATTTTCTTAATGCAGGTCACATTCCAGGGAGCTCTCAGATTCTTGTTGAGGCAGAAGGAAAAAGAGTTCTTTATACCGGAGATTTCAATCCTGTTCCTACTAGGTTGGTAGATGGAGCAGATCTAGATTATGGTGATTTAGATGTAATAATTACAGAATCGACATATTCTGACGAAGACCATTCTAAAAGAATGAAAATCGAAAAAGAATTTGTCTCAAGAGTTACAGATGTGGTTGAAAATGATGGTGTTGTTCTTGTTCCTGCTTTTGGAATTGGTAGGTCTCAAGAAGTCATCTCGATCCTTTCAGCGCATAATTTCAAATATCCAATATACGTCGATGGAATGGCTTTAAGTGGAATAGAGATCTTACTTCGACATCAAGGATCACTAAGAGAGCCTGAGAACTTCAATAAAGCTGTAAAGAAAGCCACATGGATAGAAAAATGGGGAGATAGAAGAAAAGCAGTAAAGAAACCTTCAGTAATAGTTTCACCTGCTGGGATGCTTAAAGGTGGAGCAGCTGTTTTCTATATGGAATCTGTTGTAAGAGAAGAAAATAACGCGATCTTTTTAGTAAGTTTTCAAGTTCCTGGAACTCCTGGCAGTATATTACTTGAAAAGAAGAAATTTGTTGTACATGGGAAGGTTAGGAATGTTGATGCAGAAGTTGATCATTTCGATTTCACATCTCATGGAGGAAAAGCTGAACATAGAGATATTCTGTCAGGTTTAGGAAAAAAAACAAAAGTATTTGTTATGCATGGAGAAGAGAAAAATTGTGTTAAACTTGCATCTTGGGCATCAAAGAAATTGAAACTACAAGCTAAGGCTCCTTCGCCAAATGAGGTTTACGAAATCTAA